The sequence CTGGATAAAGGCTTCAGGAAACGGACTCATTCAGCTGGTACTTCCCCAACCATCTCCCACCAGAAGACGCCTTCACAGTCCTCGGTGGCCTCCATTGAGGAATATACTGAGATGCTCCCCTCTTATTCCTGCGGTGGCAGTAGACTCTCCTACCGACATTCTGCTTTTGTGCCAACCCACTCATACCCCGAGGAGTGTCTAGAGATGCATCACGTGGAGGGCAGCCACCACCAGACCAGTTCGACCCCACATACTGATGATGGCTACATGCCCATGTTGCCGGGTGTGGCCCCTGTCCCTAATGGCGGTAGTGCTCCCAAAGGTGGTGATTATATGCCCATGAGCCCCAAGAGTGTGTCTGCCCCTCAGCAGATCATCAATCCTGGGAGAGGTGGCCGTCATGTACAGGCCATGGTGGACTCTAATGGCTACATGATGATGTCTCCAAGTGGGAGTTGTTCTCCGGACAGTGGTCCCACTGGCTACAGCAAGCTATGGATGAATGGGACAAGACACCATCCCAAGTTATCTGTGGAAAGTAATGAGGGAAAGTTGACAAGTGCCGGCAGCGATTACATCAATATGTCTCCAGCCAGTGGCTCTGCTACCAGCACTCCTCCAGATTGTTACTTCACCAGCTCAGGACCtccaggtccagaagaaccatcCATGCCAGGCCCTGCTCAGTCCCACCACAAACCCATCTACTCTTATTTCTCTCTGCCACGCTCCTTCAAACATGTGCAACGCAGGACAGGCGAAGAAGGTGGCACCCAGATGCGTGTGTCTCTCAGCTCTGGCCGCTTActgtatgctgctgctgctgaggactcttcctcttccactaGTAGTGATAGCCTTGGTGGCCCTGCAGGTCAGGAGGGTGGTGGGTTTCCTGTTCTTCCCCAGACACAGCCTTTGCAGCCTGCTCCTTCTTGTACTGCAGACATGGCTGTGCGGACCAAGAGCCGCCTGGCTAGACCTACCCGTCTGTCTTTGGATGGCCCTAAGGCCAGCACTTTGCCTCGTGCTCGGGAGCAGCTCCCAGAGCCCAAAAGCCCTGGTGAGTATGTGAACATAGAATTCAAGCAGCCAGTCTTTCCATTGCCTTCATCCCATGGAGATGCTGGATCCAGTTCAGAGGAGTATATGAATATGGATTGGGGAGCTGCCTGCCCGTCCAGCCTGGCATCCATGCAGTCAAGTCGGGGCGGGGCAGTTCCCACCGGTGGCCGAGACTACATGAGCATGCAGGTGGGCAGTGGGGGCCAGTATATAGTTTGTGCCCATACCCCCTCACCTTCTCCTCCAGCCCTTTTGCTCAGCTATGCCGATATGAGGATGGTCCACGGTAGGCCGGAGAAAAGCCCACCTGCTGTGGGGCTACCTTCCCCGCATCCCCAGACTCAGCCAGGTGAGCTGGCTACCGCCTTGCCccactcctgctcctcctctgtggTGGGGGGGCTAGGGATGAGCAGCGCCTTTGCCCACGTCAGCCCCAGCCGCAGCAGCCAGAGTGCCAAAGTGATCCGTGCTGACCCGCAGGGAGGCCGGCGGCGTCACAGCTCAGAGACGTTTGCTTCCTCCACCACTCCTAGTGGTGGCCTTGGTGCCTCAGCCCTGCCCCATGGACCAGGAGGAGGAGGTCCTGATGAGGCAAAACGCCACAGCTCAGCCTCCTTTGAAAATGTTTGGCTCAAGCCTGTGCCCGGTGAGCTGGGGGCCCCCTCAGGCCTCGGCACGACCATCAGGACTGAGCTGGCTGCGGGTGGGACCGGAGGAGGTGTTGAGAATGGGCTCAATTACATCGACCTGGACTTAGTGAAGGATTTTAATCAGCGCCAacatcaccacccccaccctcaggagagtgcTTCTCTGCTCGGGGGCAAGCAGACGGCGCAGCAGCATCAGCCACCGAAATCTCCTAATCAGCCTTGTGGGAGTAGCCACTTGAGTGATGAATTAAGTGCATATGCCAGCATCAGCTTCCACAAGCGGGAGGACATCCAGTAGCTGAGCGGGAGCCAGAGACAAGGTGAGTATTTTGCAAGCTGTTGTTTGCTTCCTCCCATTGGAGGGGGAGATGAGAGGTGCAGGGC is a genomic window of Paroedura picta isolate Pp20150507F chromosome 8, Ppicta_v3.0, whole genome shotgun sequence containing:
- the IRS1 gene encoding insulin receptor substrate 1, yielding MASPTENNESFFSDVRKVGYLRKPKSMHKRFFVLRAASESGPARLEYYENEKKWRHKSGAPKRSIPLESCFNINKRADSKNKHLVALYTKDEHFAIAADSEPEQESWYQALLQLHNRAKSHHYQHHHHHGDVAVGGGSVGLGDAGEDNYGDVAPGPAFKEVWQVILKPKGLGQTKNLIGIYRLCLTNKTISFVKLNSDAAAVVLQLLNIRRCGHSENFFFIEVGRSAVTGPGEFWMQVDDSVVAQNMHETILEAMRAMSEEFRPRSKSQSSSNCSNPISVPLRSRHHVNNPPPSQVGLTRRSRTESVTATSPAGSGVGGGGGTGKPSSFRVRASSDGEGTMSRPASVDGSPVSPSANRTHSHRHRGSSRLHPPLNHSRSIPMPSSRCSPSATSPVSLSSSSTSGHGSTSDCLFPRRSSASVSGSPSDGGFISSDEYGSSPCDFRSSFRSVTPDSLGHTPPARGEEELSNYICMGGKASSSCCNVTAPNGHFTPRTCHLQQQTRYPGVPCCPRLGSEDAGDLDKGFRKRTHSAGTSPTISHQKTPSQSSVASIEEYTEMLPSYSCGGSRLSYRHSAFVPTHSYPEECLEMHHVEGSHHQTSSTPHTDDGYMPMLPGVAPVPNGGSAPKGGDYMPMSPKSVSAPQQIINPGRGGRHVQAMVDSNGYMMMSPSGSCSPDSGPTGYSKLWMNGTRHHPKLSVESNEGKLTSAGSDYINMSPASGSATSTPPDCYFTSSGPPGPEEPSMPGPAQSHHKPIYSYFSLPRSFKHVQRRTGEEGGTQMRVSLSSGRLLYAAAAEDSSSSTSSDSLGGPAGQEGGGFPVLPQTQPLQPAPSCTADMAVRTKSRLARPTRLSLDGPKASTLPRAREQLPEPKSPGEYVNIEFKQPVFPLPSSHGDAGSSSEEYMNMDWGAACPSSLASMQSSRGGAVPTGGRDYMSMQVGSGGQYIVCAHTPSPSPPALLLSYADMRMVHGRPEKSPPAVGLPSPHPQTQPGELATALPHSCSSSVVGGLGMSSAFAHVSPSRSSQSAKVIRADPQGGRRRHSSETFASSTTPSGGLGASALPHGPGGGGPDEAKRHSSASFENVWLKPVPGELGAPSGLGTTIRTELAAGGTGGGVENGLNYIDLDLVKDFNQRQHHHPHPQESASLLGGKQTAQQHQPPKSPNQPCGSSHLSDELSAYASISFHKREDIQ